In a genomic window of Physeter macrocephalus isolate SW-GA chromosome 14, ASM283717v5, whole genome shotgun sequence:
- the SRSF1 gene encoding serine/arginine-rich splicing factor 1 isoform X2 — protein sequence MSGGGVIRGPAGNNDCRIYVGNLPPDIRTKDIEDVFYKYGAIRDIDLKNRRGGPPFAFVEFEDPRDAEDAVYGRDGYDYDGYRLRVEFPRSGRGTGRGGGGGGGGGAPRGRYGPPSRRSENRVVVSGLPPSGSWQDLKDHMREAGDVCYADVYRDGTGVVEFVRKEDMTYAVRKLDNTKFRSHETYLKRWIKNALD from the exons ATGTCGGGAGGTGGTGTGATTCGTGGGCCGGCAGGGAACAACGATTGCCGCATCTACGTGGGGAACTTACCTCCAGACATCCGAACCAAGGACATTGAGGACGTGTTCTACAAATACGGTGCTATCCGCGACATCGATCTGAAGAACCGCCGCGGAGGACCGCCCTTCGCCTTCGTTGAGTTCGAGGACCCGCG GGATGCGGAAGACGCGGTGTACGGTCGCGACGGCTATGATTACGATGGATACCGTCTGCGGGTGGAGTTTCCTCGAAGCGGCCGTGGTACAGGCCGAGGCGGCGGCGGGGGTGGAGGTGGCGGGGCTCCCCGAGGCCGCTATGGCCCCCCGTCCAGGCGTTCTGAAAACAGAGTGGTTGTCTCTG GACTGCCTCCAAGTGGAAGCTGGCAGGATTTGAAGGATCACATGCGTGAAGCAGGTGATGTATGTTATGCTGATGTTTACCGAGATGGCACTGGTGTCGTGGAGTTTGTACGGAAAGAAGATATGACCTATGCAGTTCGAAAACTGGATAACACTAAGTTTAGATCTCATGAG ACATATCTGAAGAGATGGATTAAGAATGCTTTGGATTAA
- the SRSF1 gene encoding serine/arginine-rich splicing factor 1 isoform X1, protein MSGGGVIRGPAGNNDCRIYVGNLPPDIRTKDIEDVFYKYGAIRDIDLKNRRGGPPFAFVEFEDPRDAEDAVYGRDGYDYDGYRLRVEFPRSGRGTGRGGGGGGGGGAPRGRYGPPSRRSENRVVVSGLPPSGSWQDLKDHMREAGDVCYADVYRDGTGVVEFVRKEDMTYAVRKLDNTKFRSHEGETAYIRVKVDGPRSPSYGRSRSRSRSRSRSRSRSNSRSRSYSPRRSRGSPRYSPRHSRSRSHISEEMD, encoded by the exons ATGTCGGGAGGTGGTGTGATTCGTGGGCCGGCAGGGAACAACGATTGCCGCATCTACGTGGGGAACTTACCTCCAGACATCCGAACCAAGGACATTGAGGACGTGTTCTACAAATACGGTGCTATCCGCGACATCGATCTGAAGAACCGCCGCGGAGGACCGCCCTTCGCCTTCGTTGAGTTCGAGGACCCGCG GGATGCGGAAGACGCGGTGTACGGTCGCGACGGCTATGATTACGATGGATACCGTCTGCGGGTGGAGTTTCCTCGAAGCGGCCGTGGTACAGGCCGAGGCGGCGGCGGGGGTGGAGGTGGCGGGGCTCCCCGAGGCCGCTATGGCCCCCCGTCCAGGCGTTCTGAAAACAGAGTGGTTGTCTCTG GACTGCCTCCAAGTGGAAGCTGGCAGGATTTGAAGGATCACATGCGTGAAGCAGGTGATGTATGTTATGCTGATGTTTACCGAGATGGCACTGGTGTCGTGGAGTTTGTACGGAAAGAAGATATGACCTATGCAGTTCGAAAACTGGATAACACTAAGTTTAGATCTCATGAG GGAGAAACTGCCTACATCCGGGTTAAAGTTGATGGGCCCAGAAGTCCAAGTTATGGAAGATCTCGATCTCGAAGCCGTAGTCGTAGCAGAAGCCGTAGCAGAAGCAACAGCAGGAGTCGCAGTTATTCCCCAAGGAGAAGCAGAGGATCACCACGCTATTCTCCCCGTCATAGCAGATCTCGCTCTC ACATATCTGAAGAGATGGATTAA
- the SRSF1 gene encoding serine/arginine-rich splicing factor 1 isoform X3, translating to MSGGGVIRGPAGNNDCRIYVGNLPPDIRTKDIEDVFYKYGAIRDIDLKNRRGGPPFAFVEFEDPRDAEDAVYGRDGYDYDGYRLRVEFPRSGRGTGRGGGGGGGGGAPRGRYGPPSRRSENRVVVSGLPPSGSWQDLKDHMREAGDVCYADVYRDGTGVVEFVRKEDMTYAVRKLDNTKFRSHEVGYTLILFFDQNWIQWS from the exons ATGTCGGGAGGTGGTGTGATTCGTGGGCCGGCAGGGAACAACGATTGCCGCATCTACGTGGGGAACTTACCTCCAGACATCCGAACCAAGGACATTGAGGACGTGTTCTACAAATACGGTGCTATCCGCGACATCGATCTGAAGAACCGCCGCGGAGGACCGCCCTTCGCCTTCGTTGAGTTCGAGGACCCGCG GGATGCGGAAGACGCGGTGTACGGTCGCGACGGCTATGATTACGATGGATACCGTCTGCGGGTGGAGTTTCCTCGAAGCGGCCGTGGTACAGGCCGAGGCGGCGGCGGGGGTGGAGGTGGCGGGGCTCCCCGAGGCCGCTATGGCCCCCCGTCCAGGCGTTCTGAAAACAGAGTGGTTGTCTCTG GACTGCCTCCAAGTGGAAGCTGGCAGGATTTGAAGGATCACATGCGTGAAGCAGGTGATGTATGTTATGCTGATGTTTACCGAGATGGCACTGGTGTCGTGGAGTTTGTACGGAAAGAAGATATGACCTATGCAGTTCGAAAACTGGATAACACTAAGTTTAGATCTCATGAGGTAGGTTATAcacttattcttttctttgaccAGAATTGGATACAGTGGTCTTAA